Proteins found in one Schistocerca serialis cubense isolate TAMUIC-IGC-003099 chromosome 5, iqSchSeri2.2, whole genome shotgun sequence genomic segment:
- the LOC126481016 gene encoding uncharacterized protein LOC126481016 → MQMDLRSMCFRFLTTNLRRKWIAAIHRDAFSPTKYSKVCELHFPKEDVLKHTECFDETTGRKIVAPLYTPRLRAQSVPSIFPNCPQYLTVVQNKREDPEARRIRLDNSAVSAAISESLCTYKMFEERRRFTTFSELMDCLERETFSECWTVVKKKECVLFAFIDTSNFVPFLSVSACITCDLEINVFKEQTALKTVGSHIFPKKIQDIGQVNNILELLLSISANVQSTQDNINIICDVLQNVSKVTEGKERNIEFLMEQVRLLPVAQERLRYSPEFIVFCAILFSISPHAYRFMRKSHYMSVPHPRTLQKICLKFGASPQKEQVEDNFLAYVKQKFSYLKTEDHVVSLMIDEMHIKPYLDYKGGNILGTAFNGTTAASSVYVFMIQSLLSSFKEVVHILPVNTLQACDLFTYVKNVITGLHSIGFKVICVVTDNNSINRKCMAYFSTPPKKSVVYPHPSDPSSPLFFIINSVHVLKCIRNNWINQKDAQQVLTYPNFENMDKTLALKIASFSTLKKLHALESKTIIKYSYGLCMKSLCPSNFERQNVKYALNVFNPYVVQGLLTLGEEHNLYEYQSTADFITLIENWWSVVNVQTKYKGERLKNSLKHPLTVTGDEDNFLFLNKFLNWLDVWDQMGLKYNCLTRDTHWALSNTTHGLIEMAKYCINELGFKYFLPGKIQTDALEARFGNYRTYAGSQYLVSLRQVFETECKIRLQHLLPLQSSFFGNITVSLTDTDEQNLPTFPVDLETTTGSSISTVSDTIHIEYSPTDVKEVEKLLPLLTYLSGYCTRIALKRLKCEFCASVMVLDRGALPENSACNNTLIAAMDRGGLLYPHLDMVNAVMYNYITVLKLIESSRETAFLRHSNQRELVIHLTTSRVNTLGFFLPHFTCKKGHCKDRVLSELLLVSTNILLNDYVKKFNECSNAKKKRKVQTLS, encoded by the exons ATGCAAATGGACCTAAGGTCCATGTGTTTTCGTTTCCTAACGACGAACCTTCGTCGTAAGTGGATTGCCGCCATTCACAGGGATGCATTTTCACCAACCAAGTATTCCAAA GTATGTGAACTACACTTTCCAAAAGAGGATGTTCTGAAACATACAGAGTGCTTTGACGAGACAACTGGACGGAAAATAGTGGCTCCACTCTACACACCGCGACTTAGAGCTCAATCTGTGCCATCAATTTTTCCCAACTGTCCTCAATACCTGACAGTGGTACAGAATAAACGAGAAGACCCAGAGGCAAGAAGAATAAGATTGGACAACAGCGCTGTGTCTGCTGCAATATCTGAATCCTTGTGTACATATAAAATGTTTGAGGAAAGGAGAAGATTCACAACATTTAGCGAACTTATGGACTGTTTGGAACGGGAAACATTTAGTGAATGTTGGACTGTGGTTAAGAAAAAGGAATGTGTGTTATTTGCTTTTATTGACACTTCAAATTTTGTGCCATTTTTATCAGTGTCCGCTTGTATAACATGCGATTTAGAGATAAATGTTTTTAAAGAACAAACAGCCTTAAAAACTGTAGGGAGTCACATTTTTCCGAAAAAGATTCAGGATATTGGTCAAGTGAATAATATTTTGGAACTACTACTGTCCATAAGTGCCAATGTTCAAAGTACACAGGACAACATTAATATAATCTGTGATGTGTTGCAAAACGTTAGTAAAGTTACAGAAGGAAAAGAGAGAAATATAGAATTTCTAATGGAACAAGTTAGGCTGTTGCCTGTAGCCCAAGAACGCTTGAGGTATTCTCCTGAATTTATTGTTTTTTGTGCCATATTATTTTCAATTTCCCCACATGCATATAGGTTTATGAGAAAGTCTCATTACATGTCTGTGCCACATCCTCGTACACTTCAGAAGATATGTTTAAAGTTTGGTGCAAGCCCTCAGAAGGAACAGGTGGAAGACAACTTTCTTGCTTATGTTAAACAGAAGTTTAGTTATTTAAAGACAGAGGACCATGTTGTCTCATTAATGATAGATGAGATGCACATCAAACCATACTTGGACTATAAGGGAGGCAATATTTTAGGAACTGCATTCAATGGTACCACTGCAGCTAGCTCTGTATATGTTTTCATGATCCAGAGCcttttgtcttcatttaaagaagttgTACATATTCTTCCTGTAAACACTCTTCAGGCATGTGATCTTTTTACATATGTCAAAAATGTTATAACAGGCTTGCACAGTATTGGTTTCAAAGTGATTTGTGTTGTGACTGATAACAATTCCATAAACAGAAAATGTATGGCATATTTCTCAACACCACCAAAAAAGAGTGTGGTTTATCCCCATCCTTCAGACCCTagttcaccattattttttatcatTAATAGTGTGCATGTGTTGAAATGCATTCGGAACAATTGGATCAACCAGAAAGATGCCCAGCAGGTCCTCACATATcccaattttgaaaacatggacaAAACTTTGGCATTaaaaattgcttcattttctactcTGAAGAAACTCCATGCCTTGGAAAGTAAAACAATCATTAAGTACTCCTATGGCTTGTGTATgaaatctctctgtccatctaattTTGAAAGGCAGAATGTAAAATATGCATTAAATGTTTTCAATCCATATGTTGTACAGGGGCTTCTCACTTTAGGTGAGGAACACAACCTTTATGAATATCAGAGTACTGCAGATTTTATTACTTTAATTGAAAACTGGTGGTCAGTGGTGaatgtacaaacaaaatacaaaggtGAACGTTTGAAAAATTCACTTAAGCATCCACTGACTGTGACAGGAGATGAGGATAATTTCTTGTTTCTGAATAAATTTTTGAACTGGCTAGATGTTTGGGACCAGATGGGGTTAAAGTACAACTGCCTTACACGAGACACCCACTGGGCACTATCAAACACCACTCATGGTCTAATTGAAATGGCCAAGTACTGTATTAATGAACTTGGCTTCAAGTACTTTTTGCCAGGTAAAATACAGACAGATGCTCTTGAGGCAAGGTTTGGCAATTACAGAACATATGCAGGTTCACAATACTTAGTATCACTGAGACAAGTCTTTGAAACTGAATGTAAGATAAGACTTCAACACCTCCTTCCATTGCAATCCAGTTTCTTTGGGAATATAACTGTTTCTCTTACAGATACTGATGAACAAAATCTCCCTACATTTCCAGTTGATCTGGAAACCACTACTGGATCATCGATATCTACTGTtagtgacacaattcacattgaatATTCACCTACAGATGTGAAGGAGGTGGAGAAACTGCTTCCTCTTCTTACATATTTATCTGGATATTGTACTCGGATTGCTCTAAAGAGACTTAAGTGTGAATTTTGTGCTTCAGTCATGGTTTTGGACAGGGGAGCATTGCCTGAAAACAGTGCTTGTAATAATACTTTAATAGCAGCTATGGACAGGGGAGGCCTGCTGTACCCACACTTGGATATGGTGAATGCTGTCATGTACAACTACATAACAGTACTGAAGTTAATTGAAAGTAGTAGGGAGACAGCATTCCTGAGACACAGCAATCAGAGAGAGCTTGTAATTCATTTGACAACTAGCAGGGTAAACACATTAGGTTTCTTCCTACCACACTTCACTTGTAAAAAAGGACACTGTAAAGATAGAGTACTAAGTGAGCTGTTACTTGTTTCTACAAATATTCTCCTCAATGATtatgtgaaaaaatttaatgaatgtaGTAATGCTAAAAAGAAGAGGAAAGTACAGACATTAAGTTAA